One genomic segment of Nonomuraea coxensis DSM 45129 includes these proteins:
- a CDS encoding TIGR03668 family PPOX class F420-dependent oxidoreductase → MDEEEARRRFAGARVARLATVRGDGAPRLVPVVFAVIGERVVFAVDHKPKTTTDLRRLSDIRADPRVGLLADHYDEDWSLLWWVRADGLARVAEDGPEREAALDALTAKYPQYRERRPAGPAVVVEVTRRRGWAATPPP, encoded by the coding sequence ATGGACGAGGAGGAGGCGCGGCGCCGGTTCGCCGGGGCGCGGGTGGCGCGGCTGGCCACCGTGCGCGGCGACGGCGCGCCGCGCCTGGTGCCCGTCGTGTTCGCGGTGATCGGGGAGCGCGTGGTGTTCGCCGTCGACCACAAGCCGAAGACGACCACCGACCTGCGCCGGCTGTCCGACATCCGCGCCGACCCGCGCGTCGGCCTGCTGGCCGACCACTACGACGAGGACTGGTCGCTGCTGTGGTGGGTCCGCGCCGACGGCCTGGCCAGGGTCGCCGAGGACGGCCCCGAGCGCGAGGCCGCGCTGGACGCGCTGACGGCCAAGTACCCGCAGTACCGCGAGCGCCGCCCCGCCGGGCCGGCCGTCGTGGTGGAGGTGACCCGCCGGCGCGGCTGGGCGGCTACTCCGCCACCGTGA
- a CDS encoding MerR family transcriptional regulator: MRISELSSRSGVAIPTIKYYLREGLLHQGEQTAATRAEYDDSHLRRLRLIRALLEVGKLPVASIKTIIEAVDDESLPIHEMLGTAHYALGPTVEPEPGEEWHAARAHVDALIDDLGWRIHPDAPTRDELAQTLVRMRQLGLRVDLRPYVEAARRLVAEVEMDTIPFDGPRDAAVEALVLGSVLYGKAFDALRRMAQESESARRLA; the protein is encoded by the coding sequence ATGCGCATCTCCGAACTCAGCTCCCGCTCCGGCGTCGCCATCCCCACGATCAAGTACTACCTGCGCGAGGGGCTGCTGCACCAGGGCGAGCAGACGGCGGCGACCCGCGCCGAGTACGACGACTCGCACCTGCGCAGGCTCCGCCTCATCCGGGCGCTGCTGGAGGTGGGCAAGCTGCCGGTGGCCTCGATCAAGACGATCATCGAGGCCGTGGACGACGAGTCACTGCCCATCCACGAGATGCTCGGCACCGCCCACTACGCCCTCGGCCCCACCGTCGAACCGGAGCCGGGAGAGGAGTGGCACGCCGCCCGCGCCCACGTGGACGCCCTCATCGACGACCTCGGCTGGCGCATCCACCCGGACGCCCCCACCCGCGACGAGCTGGCCCAGACGCTGGTGCGGATGCGCCAGCTCGGCCTCCGCGTCGACCTGCGGCCCTACGTCGAGGCGGCGCGCAGGCTGGTCGCCGAGGTCGAGATGGACACCATCCCCTTCGACGGGCCGCGCGACGCCGCCGTGGAGGCCCTGGTGCTGGGCTCGGTGCTGTACGGCAAGGCGTTCGACGCGCTGCGCCGCATGGCCCAGGAGTCGGAGTCGGCCCGCCGGCTGGCGTAA
- a CDS encoding NAD-dependent epimerase/dehydratase family protein: MKVLVAGATGVIGRQLVPLLKAVGHEVVTLSRRGDLAVDALDREATVRAVRRVRPDAVVHLLTAIPPVIDPRRIGRQFALTNRLRDEGTRTLVEAAPGARIIAQGLAYAYAPAPGLADEDAPLWREAPTAYRPVVAALESLERQTVAAGGLVLRFGHLTGPGSAYAEDGSTTRSVLAGRMPVVGDGGSVLSFTHAHDAATAVVAALDRDVTGALNIVDDTPVTMREWLPAFAARLGAPPPRRVPAFLARMAVGAFGVAYMTRLRGADNCRARLLLNWRPRHTAFLEETA, encoded by the coding sequence ATGAAGGTTCTGGTGGCGGGGGCGACGGGCGTGATCGGCCGGCAGCTCGTCCCGCTGCTCAAGGCGGTGGGCCACGAGGTGGTGACGCTGTCCAGGCGCGGTGACCTCGCCGTGGACGCCCTCGACAGGGAGGCGACCGTGCGCGCGGTACGGCGGGTGCGGCCGGACGCCGTGGTCCACCTGCTCACGGCCATCCCGCCGGTGATCGACCCGCGCCGGATCGGCCGCCAGTTCGCGCTGACGAACCGGCTGCGCGACGAGGGCACCCGCACCCTCGTCGAGGCGGCGCCCGGGGCCAGGATCATCGCCCAGGGCCTGGCCTACGCCTACGCGCCCGCGCCCGGCCTGGCCGACGAGGACGCGCCGCTGTGGCGGGAGGCGCCCACGGCGTACCGGCCGGTGGTGGCGGCGCTGGAGTCGCTGGAGCGGCAGACGGTCGCGGCCGGCGGCCTGGTGCTGCGCTTCGGGCACCTGACCGGCCCCGGCTCGGCCTACGCCGAGGACGGCTCGACCACGCGGTCCGTGCTGGCGGGCAGGATGCCGGTCGTCGGCGACGGCGGCTCGGTCCTGTCGTTCACCCACGCGCACGACGCCGCGACCGCCGTGGTGGCCGCCCTCGACCGGGACGTCACCGGCGCGCTCAACATCGTGGACGACACCCCCGTGACGATGCGCGAGTGGCTGCCCGCGTTCGCCGCGCGGCTGGGCGCGCCGCCGCCGCGGCGGGTGCCGGCGTTCCTCGCCCGGATGGCGGTGGGGGCGTTCGGGGTGGCGTACATGACCCGGCTGCGCGGCGCGGACAACTGCAGGGCGCGGCTGCTGCTGAACTGGCGGCCCCGGCACACCGCCTTCCTGGAGGAGACGGCATGA
- a CDS encoding LysR family transcriptional regulator, translated as MDLRYVRYAMAIARAGSLRRAAAALHIAQPTLSEQLRALEKEIGVELFSRSSSGVQLTEAGEAFLAQATVAVDAFERAVAAARSSGGDARLGVADGLADVVARVLAQLHGLRLRVAPMSTAEQIVSIVDGTLQAGLGYAPGSTPRGVARMLIHRFPVRALMHRDHPLAGAEAVSLADLAAEPLVMPESDAVAGARRFLEGFVRHRLHPRLGPSAATHDLAITMIERGAGYTLCVHEGTPVPDALTFLPVKEDVPPLEVVFLWNRQADVPELVSAARHVARTG; from the coding sequence GGCGATCGCACGGGCCGGGAGCCTGCGCCGCGCCGCCGCCGCGCTGCACATCGCCCAGCCCACGCTGTCGGAGCAGCTCAGGGCGCTGGAAAAGGAGATCGGGGTCGAGCTGTTCAGCCGCTCCTCCAGCGGCGTGCAGCTCACCGAGGCGGGCGAGGCGTTCCTCGCCCAGGCCACGGTCGCGGTCGACGCCTTCGAGCGGGCCGTGGCGGCGGCCAGGAGCAGCGGCGGGGACGCCCGCCTGGGCGTGGCCGACGGCCTGGCCGACGTGGTCGCCCGCGTGCTGGCGCAGCTCCACGGCCTGCGGCTGCGGGTGGCCCCCATGAGCACCGCCGAGCAGATCGTCTCCATCGTGGACGGCACCCTCCAGGCCGGCCTCGGGTACGCCCCCGGCTCGACGCCGCGCGGCGTGGCCCGGATGCTGATCCACCGCTTCCCCGTGCGCGCGCTGATGCACCGCGACCACCCGCTCGCCGGGGCGGAGGCGGTGTCGCTGGCGGACCTCGCCGCCGAGCCGCTGGTGATGCCGGAGTCGGACGCGGTGGCGGGCGCGCGCCGGTTCCTGGAGGGCTTCGTCCGGCACCGCCTGCATCCGCGGCTCGGCCCGTCGGCCGCGACCCACGACCTGGCGATCACGATGATCGAGCGCGGCGCGGGCTATACGCTCTGCGTGCACGAGGGGACGCCGGTGCCGGACGCCCTGACCTTCCTGCCGGTCAAGGAGGACGTGCCGCCGCTGGAGGTGGTCTTCCTGTGGAACCGGCAGGCGGACGTCCCCGAGCTGGTCAGCGCGGCCCGCCACGTCGCCCGCACTGGATAG
- a CDS encoding ThuA domain-containing protein codes for MARNLILSGGVFHDFAATSAALAEVLAEVGVDSEITEDIAGALGEPPEVQLITVNALRWRMRQDRFAGLRPRWRFELPAGARTTILDHLDRGGGLLCMHAASICFDDWQGWPRVLGGRWAWPKSHHPPLGWTSVRVHGGHPVVEGLRDFDVVDEVYSDLDLLPDVEPLASANGQPLVWARPVRRGRVFYDALGHDTRSYDNEVHRTMLKRAALWLLKRPVTVAE; via the coding sequence GTGGCAAGAAACCTGATCCTGTCAGGCGGCGTGTTCCACGACTTCGCCGCCACCTCGGCCGCCCTGGCGGAGGTGCTGGCCGAGGTGGGGGTCGACTCCGAGATCACCGAGGACATCGCGGGCGCGCTCGGCGAGCCCCCGGAGGTCCAGCTCATCACCGTCAACGCGCTGCGCTGGCGGATGCGCCAGGACCGCTTCGCCGGCCTGCGCCCCCGGTGGCGCTTCGAGTTGCCGGCCGGGGCCCGCACCACGATCCTCGACCATCTCGACCGGGGCGGCGGGCTGCTGTGCATGCACGCGGCGTCCATCTGCTTCGACGACTGGCAGGGCTGGCCGCGCGTGCTCGGTGGCCGCTGGGCCTGGCCGAAGTCGCACCATCCGCCGCTCGGCTGGACCAGCGTGCGCGTCCACGGCGGGCATCCGGTGGTGGAGGGCCTGCGCGACTTCGACGTGGTGGACGAGGTCTACAGCGACCTCGACCTGCTGCCCGACGTCGAGCCGCTGGCCTCGGCGAACGGCCAGCCGCTGGTGTGGGCCCGGCCGGTGCGGCGCGGCCGGGTGTTCTACGACGCCCTCGGCCACGACACCCGCTCCTACGACAACGAGGTGCACAGGACGATGCTCAAGCGGGCCGCGCTCTGGCTGCTCAAGCGGCCGGTCACGGTGGCGGAGTAG